Sequence from the Ooceraea biroi isolate clonal line C1 chromosome 2, Obir_v5.4, whole genome shotgun sequence genome:
GACAAAGTGCAAAATCTAGAAAAATGCTAAGAAAAACGTTATCTTTCTCGTGATAAGCATTTTttgtacattaaatattatttacttactaTAAGGGAACTTGgtaataatcgataaaatGTTATTCTGCACTTATTGAACATGCATCGATAGAGCCTTTTTGCGTCTTTGTGCATACGTTGGGTCTTTACaacgaatatttataaattgttttactttAAGAACAGATTACATTATCTCCTTCCAAAGAAATCCAAGGAAAGGTTGAAAATCATTGCTTGTTCCGTTGCCCGAATCGGTTTCGGATGTGTCGAGTAATTTGTCACGTCCTTTCGGTTTTAATGGGTCGTCGCGATCGTTGTCGTAGTTCTCTCCGTCGCAGACGAAGTAACGGTAATAGAACAACCTGGCCCAGTTATCCATTTAGCAACAGCCTATGTGCTCTCGGCGTTATTTCCTCGTCTCAATGATCAAACGCGTATGCACAGTGTGTTTTCTATATTCTTCGTCTATTTCCTATATTTTCAATACgatataatttgaaataaacgaTGTTGCAAATTTTGCTCTTTATCCAGGCTGCAGCCACAAACAGAATCATCGAGCACCGCGAATGCAGCGCATCCTTATCGAATGCCGCAGATGCTTCAAGAAAAGTTTGGCGATGATTTTCCGCTCCGGAAGACAGGTAATTGTCCGTTGTTGAATGCGTCAGTGAGTGACTCGTGCATACTTGGTGCCGGTAGTTTATGTGTGCCGACAGAATGTTTACTAAAGCATGATGTTTCACTGTTCGAGAAACGAGTTGAATCCCGGTGAGCAAACAGCTTGCGCAAATCGCGACATTTATTCATcgcaattataattagttttttTGCAAACGTATTGAAAGGTAAATTCTCCTCAACAAGATTCGCTCGATCGAATTATCTGACGTACGCGTAAGTACGatcaaagtatgtacaataaacgGATATATTGCGTCATCCTTCCTCGTGAAATTCATTTTCCAAATGAATCCTTGCGATTGGTCACCGATTGAGTATCCGTCTTTTGTCGCCTCTTTTGCACCGTGACACTTTGATTTATGCCTGCCTTAAAAAGAGTCGAGGTCATTTTTGCATTTGCTGACTCTTGCTAAATGCGTGCGCACGTGCGGCTTTGTAATTTACATCTTGGCGAATGAATCGTCGATTACCGCCCGCGTTATCTCAACTGATATACGCTCACTTACCTGCGCGACGACCTGCCGACGTGTGTACGTAACTCGTATATCCGCAAACTCGTGCACGCGGACAAAAGCATGTAGTTCCGTGAGGAAGCATGCACACACAACTAGCTTTCAAAAGCACACggtccttttctttcttttcttcttcttcttcttcttcttctttacgCGATCGAGCGCGTCAATAGAGTAAATGCATGATTGCTACAAATCCGGAAATGTGAAGAAAGAGGATAAATTTGTGAAAAGTTTGTGTCGCTAAACTAAAACTTGCTAGTGCACTACTAAAACGGTGCGTTTGCAAACATAGAGCTCCAACGCTTTCTGATTTGCCATTgtaaacttaaaaatttttaactggattttgaattttgaaacgGTGAAAGTGCGCTTACAATACCTCTTGTCCAGGCAAGTGTCACGAGGAGGCATATTAATTTcccttattaattttatgcgcGAACTTTCCATGTCCACTACGTTATATCGATaatacgagcgagcgaacgcgaaTGTAAATTATCGCGACGAGCGTCTTGTATCGTGTTTTCTGGCGCTTTTAATTTCCCCGCCCACCCCCTTTGGTATGACAATGACCGACTAACAACCGGCTGAAAAATTGGCCAGCCTCGGAGCCGAACCTGCTGAAGGTGCGACTAAAACAACGCGTCGAGAGGAACATGGCAGCATCGAGAAATTCACCCCTGATGGCACGCCGGAAGGATCGCCTGCTGTCGCACCTCAAGCGGAAATCGTTACTAGCAAGTACgttcctctctctcacacacttGAGCTTCTTTCGAGAGGGCTACTAAGAGTATCCTAGAATGAGAGAGAGTTCTCTCTATTCTCTCTATTCTTTGCGTGAGCACATTCGTCGACATTTCgtacatatgtaatatattatatatatatcaatgcaTTTCGAGTGTTCGATTAATTGACTGTTGAGTTTTTGACGTTTGCTACTTACTCTCCCATAACAGCATGAATCAGACTTTTTTCCGATTAACACACGTAAATTAGAGGTAGAACGGTCCACTTTGAAAGTAAATCTGACTGAAATAGCTGACAAAAATCCCCAAGTAACGCGACAAATCAACGCGACTTGGACAGAAAACGGCTACTTCGACACTTGTCTCTATTTTGCAACATTTTTCGCATTGTTTTGTTCGGAATTACGATTCgtaataatttacatcacAAATGTGGAAAGTTGATTTATTCTTGAAAGAGAATCGTTAAATTGATTAAACGCCGTTTCTCCCGTTTACGCGTAATACATGCAATTTTGTGCCGAGATTCGGCCGTGCCATCATCAATCTTATTTCATTTCGCATTTCTCACGTCGCGCAATTAGGCGACACGtgtttcctcctcctcctcctcttcctcttcctccgagTTTCGACGTATTAATTGTACGCTTTTCAGACTCTGGCAGCAATCCCGAATCTGGGCCTAACTCTCCTCCGACCGTCAACAATTCTCAGGCCAGTCCCACCGCTGGAAGTAACACAGCGATACAAGAAGTGAGTCgtccattctctctctcccgttaTATCACATGAAAATTCAACTGCAAACGTTCGTCAGCTGTGTACCCCATTACACGAGACTCAACGAGTCACAAGAGTCTACAGCTTATAAAGTCttgtaaattaattcgttGCAGGAAAGCGAGAATCCGGCGTATGGAGGACGTCTCACTAGCAGTAGTCAACAAGGCAGCCTTTCGGATCTTTCGCTCTTCAGTTCACCGTCCATGCCCAACATCTCGTTGGGCAGACCTCACGTGCCGTCGAGCTCGTCGGTGAGTGTCGTCATTTTCCAAATAATCTACCTAAATCGTCCTACAATTGTGCCGGCGATTCTTATCTCTGATTTCTATCTATGTCTTTTCCGGTCGCAGAGCGGGACAAAATTGGCACCAGTCTCCGAAGCGGAAGTGCGTGCCGCGTTTACGGCGCGTCTCGGCATGCCGCTTACCGGTCAAATGCTGCACGGCACCCTACCGTTCTATCCGTCCCTGACGGTCATTGAAGGCGAGCCGACGTACATCCACAAACAGATGCAACAAAATCTCCAGGAGCCACCAACGGCACCACCGCCCGCGGCGTTAGGCAGTAGCAGACAGCATCCAGCGGCAGTGTACCACGCTGCAGCGCCAATCACAGATACACAAGTAGCACACGCGAGACTGCATAAGGCTGGTCACCGGCCTTTAGGTAGTATGTTCCCTCTTTGTCTTCGTAGAAGCCCTTACGCACACGTGCCCTCGTGTTCCAATAATGGGCAATGGTCTCCGTGAGAAAAAAGCGAAGCTCGCCGAGCTGGACGTGTTCCGATCCGTGTCCGGAGGTTCTTTCAGGGACCATTCCCGCGTGAAACACTGCACGTGTCCTTCAAAGTCCTACTGTCACACTTGCGCGCGTGCATCGACTTACGTGCACTTacgatgtttctttttttcttcttctcctttccTCGCGCACAGGTAGAACCCAATCGGCACCGTTGCCGCTGGGCCATCCGATGCTGCAGGGTGGTATGATCGCGCCAACTACGCACTACGAGGAATATCTCGCGGAGAAGCAGCTACACGATCAGCAACAGGCGCACAATTATCTGAAACAGCAAATACGTCAGACGGTACTGACGCGGGTCGGTTCACGCGGACAGGCTAATCAACTGGACGAGGCGTCCGAGACCGAAGAGTCCGAGGTGATTGATCTCACGGGCAAGAAGGACCACGCGGAGGAGAGCGAGATCTCGAAGCAACAGAGAGATCGCGAACAATTTCTGCAGCAGCAAAGAGATCTCATGATGAGACACACGCTGCAGACGAGCGAGTCGACCGTCTATGCCGGAAGCAGGACTTGTCAGTCGGCCAGGCCACTATCGAGAGCGCTATCGAGTCCGCTGGTACATTTAGGTAAATCTCTTGGAATGTTGTACATCTTTAGCTCACTACCGATACTTTTGCTGATATTGATACTTTTTGTCGAAAGGTCCCCAGAGCGGCGGCAGCGACATATTTGCGCGAGGTTCCCCGCACCGACCCACCACTGGATTAGCTTACGATCCGCTCATGTTGAAGCACGCGTGCGTTTGCGGCGATACAGTCAGGGGTCATCCCGAACACGGTGGCCGATTGCAGAGCGTATGGGCTAGATTGTCGGAAACGGGCCTGTTGCAACGATGTGACCGGATACGTTCGCGTAAAGCTACGCTTGAAGAGATTCAGACGTGCCACAGCGAAGCACATGCCCTATTATTCGGTGAGTTTTCCTCTTCATTTCGAGCAATCGTAAATAATCAACCAAGAGTAAATGCTAATTATTATCGAGAAGCGGCGATATATCTGATCTGATTTCGTGATGTGCGCAGGAACGAATCCGATAAGCCGACAAAAACTGGACGTGTTGCCTATAAAGAATTTCGTTCGACTTCCCTGCGGCGGGATTGGAGTCGATTCCGACACGACGTGGAACGAGTTTAATACCGCGCCCGCCGCCCGAATGGCAGTGGGATGCGTCGTCGATCTTGCCTTCAAAACCGCGATGGGCGACATTAAGAACGGTTTTGCCGTGGTGAGACCACCCGGTCATCACGCGGAGCCGAATCAGGCCATGGGCTTTTGCTTCTTCAATTCGGTGGCGATCGCAGCGAGGTTGCTTCAACAAAAGTTCAACGTTAAAAAGATCCTAATCTTGGATTGGGTAAGAATCATTGTCACCATAATTGCATAATGCGCAacgcataataattttaacatgtCTATTAACGAGTGCAACGGGATTACTctacaatttttcaaaatcatTCGTCACAAATGCAAATGTGATCTGGTTACGCGGTCACGCGGTTTTTCCGCCATTGTCCTACAATGGCGAAATATTACATGCTTTGCGTGTTTTCAGGACGTCCATCACGGAAACGGTACTCAGCAAATGTTTTACGACGACTCGCGGGTGCTGTATCTGTCGATACACAGACACGACGATGGTAATTTCTTCCCTGGAACCGGAGGGCCTACCGAGTGCGGTGCCGGCGAGGGTCTGGGCTACAACGTCAACGTGGCGTGGTCTGGCGGCTTGAATCCGCCCATGGGTGATGCGGAGTATCTCGCGGCGTTTCGCACAATCGTCATGCCGATCGCCAAGGAATTCGATCCGGACATCGTGCTCGTCTCGGCCGGCTTCGATGCGGCTGTTGGACATCCGACGCCGTTGGGCGGTTACGAAGTCAGTCCCGCATGTTTCGGCAAAATGACGCAGCAGTTACTTACTCTGGCGGACGGCAAAGTCGTCCTCGCTCTGGAGGGCGGTTACGATTTAACAGCAATCTGTGATTCGGCACAAGAGTGCGTTCGAGCATTGCTCGGTGACGAGCCCAGTCCTCTCCGAGACGAGGAACTCACGAGGATACCCTGTCAAAACGCCATAGACACGCTACAGAAGACCATTGCCATTCAGGTAAGTTCAGATTGAACGCCGAACGTGATTTTGGAGCATCTCTGCAAATTCTGCAGAGCAAAAAGAAATGCGTCTCTTATTCGCGATATGTAAAATGTCTTTTATTTCATCAGATGTCACATTGGCCTTGCGTGAAACTTACCGCTCATACAGTCGCGATGAGCGCGATAGAAGCGAGCCAAAAGGAACGCGATGAAACGGAAACGGTATCCGCAATGGCCTCTCTGTCGATGCAACAGCCTACGAATCTCACGTTAGTATTGGATCCACTCCTATCTCGcgtgcacacacgtacacacatttCGACGTTATTGAATAAtacatttgtttttgtttGACTCGCAGTACCACGCCAGAACATTCCCGAGAGGTTTCCGAGGAACCGATGGAGCAGGACGAGGCCAAGTGAGACGCGCGAAAATCATTCTACTAGATGTAGAAGGCATAATTGTACGAAACTGTGCAAATGCTCTTTGAGATCTCGAAAAGTGCATTTCTCAGTGTAAATCGTCGCCGGCACCGCCGCACCGCGGACAGGCAGGCAGATTTGCTGGTCAGTTTGAAATTTTCCACTCGCGTAAACACACAGTCGACCTGCATATTCGTGCACGGTCTCAGCTACGGGAGTTATGACTCTTGAGATTGGTAGATTGGCCAAGTAACAAGGAAGACGTGATCTGCAAGATTTCGAGGAGAGGGGGATCTCGACGATGGCTCGTGACGCCATGATGTGTACGTCGCAAGCTCGCAgatcttcctctcttttttccttttttgtgCTAGATGCGAGGACGCGTAGGTGTTTGTGAATCTTGCAAATGGTTCTATTGTTCTTTGCGCTTTCGGAGCGCAAGATTGTTGTATAGTTTAGCTACGGATGACAAATTCGATTGTCGTTAGATAGATTTATCTTCTTCCCTTCCCCCTCATTTTTTAACGTGGAATGCAAGGtttatatgcaatctttttaacaagaaattgCGTGTTAACATTGTTGAGAGATGAACTCGAACGCGCTAAATGTCTTTCGCCCACCCAAATTGAACGAATGCTCGGCAAATTTCCAATTTCGCAGTGTCTTATCGACAAACAACGAATGATTTTGAAACTCGATACTGGAACAGAGACATTCTTCCAATGTTGTTAGTAAATTTTCCCCTTGTATGGACAATTCCGTGCGGCCGCTTTAAAACCGTGAAATTGCTGATCAAGCGCTTTTTATCATTTACTAATTTGGTGGGGGAAAAACGCGTAAACACGCGCGTTCTTTCTAAAGATGACAAAGCAGTTACAGCTACATCAGCTGTGCACATAGCTTATTGACGTCGTCGAGGTAAGTAGCAAGATGTCGAATTCTCACAGCTACGCGTAAAACAAGTCTGATACATCGTGTTGCCTTGGATAGTTTGCAGGAAAGAATAATTCCATATATATTgctgtgtatatacatatatacatgtatcttTCAATGTTAATTACGACTCGAACGTCTATTCGGAACGCTCTTTCAACGAGTTGAACATTTTTTATCGAAACATTCAGGGAGACGAGTACAgggaattttaaaaaaacaagcTGTGTTAACGGGAATTAATCCGAATCATGGAGATCCTTTTTGTATTACGCCTATTGTTGCGAAAGACACGTAATATACgtcacgataatattaatcacgTTGTAAACGTGGACTTTTTGATTTGCGTGCGAATTCAATTTCTCAGGACTTGggaatgtattttaaaataagattGAGGAGCGAGGGCAACGTAAATGGTATCATCAAGATTACCATTTTCCACTTTCTCTTTATAATGAACAAAATACAGTTCCAATAATATCTTGTTATTCGAGGGAGAAGTATCTGTTGGATATTTTGTATCTGGACATTAGTTTCTTCGTGACGGTTCAAACATTGAGGTAATGTTTTATAACGAGTCATATAACGTTGGTAACTTGTAAAAACCGAACGAACGAATTGCGttgaaatgcaattaattaaaagtaattatacGACGAGCGCTTTCAGGATAAAGTGGATCGCGCGTGTTTTGCTCGAGCATACTCGATGTGTGAGAGGAAACGGATAAATTTCCACGCTTCTCTAGAAAAGTACGTGCAATAAGAACAATTGGACAAATATGTAATGTTACAAAAGACAGAGTATAGAGTGAGTCTTCTCCGCGCCTTCGCGAATGATTTACGATACATTCGGTGAAGACACGCGCGCATGCATCGTGCTGGTCACTAGCGCTTTACTGTCTCGTCGTCTGATTCGCTTTCCCCGTTGTTTAGTCGCCCGAGACTGGCGAAAGTTTCTCGAGCGTGAACCGTTTTCGTTCGAAACGGGACGATTTATCCGTGATAcgtaaaaggaaaaaaaaaagatcgatGTCTAGTTTCTAAGGCAATATTATGTCATGTACGTGAGAGTATGTGCGGATATATGCATACGACGCTACGTGCACGCGCTGTGAAATGTGATGTCCGAAAGATCGCCGCCGTATCGTATCTCGTATCGCATCGTGCCGAAACGCAGAGAGATGCCCTGACAAGTCGCTTCACCATTCTACACTCGATTAATTACAATTGATGTCGCAGCTGATACTTGGACCCTGGACAGAActtgataaatttattcagatCAACTTGTCGATGTAGATAATACAATTCTAATTTTCGAATCGTCTTTATCGTAATTTCGACAGTGAGTCAAGAGGTTTAACTTGCaaattgtatgtatgtacgttaAATGAATCACAAAGACTTTTCAAAAgtaacatttaaaatacaCGTTTCTTTTCCTGACATACGTTCGTTAAAATGTGTACAATTTTACATCAGTTTTATTCATTCGTACCGTAAACAGTTTGATAAACACACGAGTTGAAATGAATAGATGGATTAACATTACGAGATTGGGCATTCTCTTTGAAATTCGTAATATGAATCGAAGCTCACTCAAGTATTTGCTGCTAAGAACTTTTTCTTGTTTATCACGCAATTCACTGCCAATGATAAGCATATGATATGgtcacgcacgcgcgcgtttccacAAGTACGTGCAGTAGCGTCGATGTAACGTTAACGTTTcttgttaatattttcaagCGCATGGGTGAGATGCAGAACGAACCGAGGATATCGTTCTGGCAGAGTTTCAACTTGAATTTTTGACGCGAACAAAGGCTGGTGTGATTTTTgtgatattttgtaaaaagagGATAAGCTATAGATGGTTAATTAAGAGTATACGTCGAGGATGTGTGTAAGACGAgtagagagacagagagagacagagagaaaaaggtaAATATAATTCACAGATACAAGCATTTATTTTTGTGTCATGCATTttacgaagaaaagaaaaagataaaaaaagaacagagaTGATTATAAgaggaaaatatattgataaacaAATTACgagattgcatatattatatatatatatatatatatatacgtacacgcGCAGAATTTGTCATTTATGAAATAGAGgatgtacacacatacattgtACACATCGATACATTGTATATCCGTTGTGTATCGCAAGAATCTCAAGAGTGTCTGTTAAATGTTTGTCCCTATAAAAATTCACCGAGGAAACGTTGCGTGTAAAGATTGACTCGATGTATGTCAAGTATATAAATTCAAACCCAGcctatgtatgtataatagagTAAGCAGATTaaagtgtgcgtgtgtgtgcatgaGTACATCATTATGATTCGTGAGTACATCAATCTGTCGTTGAGACATTGAACGATTCTATTTAAGTAGTTATCAAAGGTaattttaaatggaaaaaatgATGCATATTTACCTGTCATGTAATTTAAGAACGAGTTGGCCGTTGTTGACATTGTCACTCGTTGTGATTGTCACGTCAATCATAGTTGAGATATAAACGGTCCACAACTCACTGGAGAACGAGTTATTTTTCAAGATTAGGGAGAGACGAGTATTCTCGTCGCGGGCCTATAAACGTCAAAGTTTCGTTACAGTTATCCTTTGCCCTTTCTGCGTTTGCTTCTTGTCACTGACTTTATCACTGCTCAGTCGTATCCAAGTGATCGAATAAGCCGAGGGATTCAAGTCCGTATTCGTACCTCGCGTTTAGCGCTAAATATGGCTAAATGTGTAATATCTCGATTCGTCTCAAAGATTACATTCGCACTGTTACGTACGAGAGAGCGTCCACTTTTAGACTCGAATATAACTTGAAAACTCAAATTTCGATCGCCACATTTAATTCTAAACAAATGCGAGGTATGaaacgtattattataaacggatttttaatctttccgATTCTTGTCCGAGTAGAATGGACACTTTGTACAATCAAGATTTCCTGTGAGTTTAAtttggtgtgtgtgtgtggagagagagagagagagagagagagagagagagaaaacttgTGACATTCCGGTATCATCACCCATGTCAAGTTGATACAAACTAGATgtaaatgaatataaatatagaatctTATCTGAACGCCAAGCATAAATGTGGATTTTAACAGAGCTCTATTGTTACGTTATACACATGCACGAATATATTGTCTATATATTGCATAAGCTTAATGTAATagtcataaattttttatgtatataaatgtacctcgtaaaacaatttttttttaataaaaagtatagtCATTGTGTTAAACGTTACTATCCCTGTTACATCATACTGTCTAGCATACTTTTACTCGAACGAGATATATCGTTTTAAGGATTGTGTTTATCAATGGAGATTTTAGTTTGAAGAATGATTAAACAAAGTGTGCAAACGACATTTTCGATTTATATGATAtacatgcgtgtgtgtgtggcgcgcgtatatatgtatatatatctggatattttcaaagtgtagTCACATCAATTCACAGTTCTTacattatatgaattttatacaGCATAGTGACAAAGTGCTTTACTTACACTACACAAGTATGACAATTTGTAGCAGGTTTTTGTATAGgaaaaaaaatcgcatagcAATACTCACAAACATGATTAAAACGAGAATTCAATCATTTACGCGCGTATTTGATATAAGACATATGCACGTGTCGTAACTGGGGCGGCGTTGAATATGCATAAAACTCGCGTTCAAGTCATCCGTTTCAATATGTACAATGGTAAATGAGGAATATAACGAAAAGTGATATCTTCTTCTTCGAGTTGAAATGTCACTATACTGAATCGATGTACAATGTATTCCGCCGTTCATAATTTGCATGCTCAATCATGGAGAAACTTTCGTCTATATTGAATGAACGTTCAAGAATGCATACAGGTACAATACAGGTTTTACAATCGTTCATCAAATTATCTCACAAGTACCGAATTCTAAGTGTATAACGATGTAGACGATGTAGATACATCCCGTTTCATCAGATATTATGGTAGTTTGAATCGGAAATCGGTTTTGGATTGAAAACTTTTAACAGAATTTCCATCGATTTCCACATTCATTGCACAGCACGAATGTAGTCATCGGCTCGTCGGCCGAGCGTGTTTGCACTTGGTTGTATGTGCAGTTGCGTTTCTTGCATTTGCCGCACTTGAGCAAATCTGTCTTGGTTCCCTGCACGGTAGCGAGTTGCGCATCGTTGATAGCCTCTTTCTTAAATTGCTCGCGCAGTTGCTTGATCTCGTCGCTCGCCATTTCCTCCGCCGTCATCACCGCGAGCCGAGCAGGCGTGATTGCACCTACGAGGAAGTTCATTCGCAGATTCGGATTCTTTGCGTCGCGCAAATTGGCCACTCTGCTGCGCACCTAAACACACCATTTCAACAGAGAATCACATGAAAATGAGCGCGTTATAGCAACCGAGGCATCTGCTAAATCATAATAATAGAGAACATTTACCCTATTCTTGTATCTGTTATCAGTGTTTTTGAATTCCGCATAAATCGCTTCTTCCAGTTCTTCCGCCAGTTCTTCTGGACTGGCACATCCATCGATCACCTTGCCGTCTACGCGCAAAGCTGCTACTAACAGTTCTCTACATTTTAATCTGACTGCGTCTGTCGTAGTAGGAGCGGGAAAGGATGCTTGTTTCCTTTGAACATCTTTGCTCGGTTTTTCCTCCTTTACTTTCACGTCGCTTGTGTCCGTTGTatccttttctttcctctgATCGCTCTCTTCCTTCCCTTTATCTGATTTGTCATCCTTCTTCTTAGAGCTACTCGACGAAGTCGAGTCCTTTTCTTTGTTGGATCCTAATTGGATTGAAATATCTCGATTACTACCAGACAAGACAAGATCGATCCCGGACGTGTCTCGCACTCACGTGACATACATACCAGACAAGAACTTTTTCCAGTTTTTGATGAGAGTCTTTGACAAGGAAATAACCTCTTCATCCCTGCTCGACTTCCTCAAAGCGTTTACGGTCATTCCAATGCGCGTCTTGGTCAAGAGCTCCAGGTCGACGGGCAGTTTTTGAAGTATCTTGAGCAATTCCAAAGCTTGTTCCTGGCcctaataaataaagatagtaCGTTACATATGGGCACTACGACTTGACCAATCAAACTATTCAAGTAACAAAGTGCAGAAATCGACTTGTTGCATAATAACGACACAGTTAAACATTGAAGGATATCGCGTAAACACGCGTATAAACGTACGCAAACCCGAGATAAGTCGAATACATTCGAAACGTTaaacgtttctctctctctctctcgcgcgcgcgcgcacgcgacgaTGCCTGCTCACAGGTTGATAACGTGCACGCGGCAGATGCCCCATGTgtcgttaaaaaaaaacatagcGCTCCCGTTCTCGTTGGAAGGCTCGTctttacacgcgcgcgctcgggCCAATATACTGCGATCTTTATTTTACTCACTTACTCACCGTCCCGTCTCCGCTCGACATTTTGTTGAGTTTCTTCTGGATCCGTAATACTTCCTCTTCAGCGCTCATTGTCGCGGATCGCACGCAATCGAAACACTGTGCAAAAATGGATTGTAAACAAGCGCGGGATGCGAGACGACAACAGAATTACCGTTGACGCTACGAACGCTCACGACGCTCACGATCGTGGTTCGCGACAGTCGGTACTCGGTTCGTAATGGACAGTCAACTCGAATACCGATGAGCGTAAACCTATACTGAGAAATTCCATGGAAA
This genomic interval carries:
- the LOC105279183 gene encoding histone deacetylase 4 isoform X4 — translated: MRYGRYSNIRMTSEHPSSGIAAKDVGYRSVEITSAFTHLPQKEMARDTPGSPMPRPRDLGAGGGGGAATVTLTSGAYHAAAAAAAAAAAAADTVGLQDNALQQKLLELQQQHQLQQQLLRHEYQIQERRLAEMHHQQVQQLKVWEQQKQQQQQDEQKREKERLEALRKKDKHDHSANASTEVKQRLQSFLVNKKQREAAAAANGVVPGTPGYRSWLQPQTESSSTANAAHPYRMPQMLQEKFGDDFPLRKTASEPNLLKVRLKQRVERNMAASRNSPLMARRKDRLLSHLKRKSLLANSGSNPESGPNSPPTVNNSQASPTAGSNTAIQEESENPAYGGRLTSSSQQGSLSDLSLFSSPSMPNISLGRPHVPSSSSSGTKLAPVSEAEVRAAFTARLGMPLTGQMLHGTLPFYPSLTVIEGEPTYIHKQMQQNLQEPPTAPPPAALGSSRQHPAAVYHAAAPITDTQVAHARLHKAGHRPLGSRTQSAPLPLGHPMLQGGMIAPTTHYEEYLAEKQLHDQQQAHNYLKQQIRQTVLTRVGSRGQANQLDEASETEESEVIDLTGKKDHAEESEISKQQRDREQFLQQQRDLMMRHTLQTSESTVYAGSRTCQSARPLSRALSSPLVHLGPQSGGSDIFARGSPHRPTTGLAYDPLMLKHACVCGDTVRGHPEHGGRLQSVWARLSETGLLQRCDRIRSRKATLEEIQTCHSEAHALLFGTNPISRQKLDVLPIKNFVRLPCGGIGVDSDTTWNEFNTAPAARMAVGCVVDLAFKTAMGDIKNGFAVVRPPGHHAEPNQAMGFCFFNSVAIAARLLQQKFNVKKILILDWDVHHGNGTQQMFYDDSRVLYLSIHRHDDGNFFPGTGGPTECGAGEGLGYNVNVAWSGGLNPPMGDAEYLAAFRTIVMPIAKEFDPDIVLVSAGFDAAVGHPTPLGGYEVSPACFGKMTQQLLTLADGKVVLALEGGYDLTAICDSAQECVRALLGDEPSPLRDEELTRIPCQNAIDTLQKTIAIQMSHWPCVKLTAHTVAMSAIEASQKERDETETVSAMASLSMQQPTNLTTTPEHSREVSEEPMEQDEAK
- the LOC105279183 gene encoding histone deacetylase 4 isoform X3, coding for MRYGRYSNIRMTSEHPSSGIAAKEDVGYRSVEITSAFTHLPQKEMARDTPGSPMPRPRDLGAGGGGGAATVTLTSGAYHAAAAAAAAAAAAADTVGLQDNALQQKLLELQQQHQLQQQLLRHEYQIQERRLAEMHHQQVQQLKVWEQQKQQQQQDEQKREKERLEALRKKDKHDHSANASTEVKQRLQSFLVNKKQREAAAAANGVVPGTPGYRSWLQPQTESSSTANAAHPYRMPQMLQEKFGDDFPLRKTASEPNLLKVRLKQRVERNMAASRNSPLMARRKDRLLSHLKRKSLLANSGSNPESGPNSPPTVNNSQASPTAGSNTAIQEESENPAYGGRLTSSSQQGSLSDLSLFSSPSMPNISLGRPHVPSSSSSGTKLAPVSEAEVRAAFTARLGMPLTGQMLHGTLPFYPSLTVIEGEPTYIHKQMQQNLQEPPTAPPPAALGSSRQHPAAVYHAAAPITDTQVAHARLHKAGHRPLGRTQSAPLPLGHPMLQGGMIAPTTHYEEYLAEKQLHDQQQAHNYLKQQIRQTVLTRVGSRGQANQLDEASETEESEVIDLTGKKDHAEESEISKQQRDREQFLQQQRDLMMRHTLQTSESTVYAGSRTCQSARPLSRALSSPLVHLGPQSGGSDIFARGSPHRPTTGLAYDPLMLKHACVCGDTVRGHPEHGGRLQSVWARLSETGLLQRCDRIRSRKATLEEIQTCHSEAHALLFGTNPISRQKLDVLPIKNFVRLPCGGIGVDSDTTWNEFNTAPAARMAVGCVVDLAFKTAMGDIKNGFAVVRPPGHHAEPNQAMGFCFFNSVAIAARLLQQKFNVKKILILDWDVHHGNGTQQMFYDDSRVLYLSIHRHDDGNFFPGTGGPTECGAGEGLGYNVNVAWSGGLNPPMGDAEYLAAFRTIVMPIAKEFDPDIVLVSAGFDAAVGHPTPLGGYEVSPACFGKMTQQLLTLADGKVVLALEGGYDLTAICDSAQECVRALLGDEPSPLRDEELTRIPCQNAIDTLQKTIAIQMSHWPCVKLTAHTVAMSAIEASQKERDETETVSAMASLSMQQPTNLTTTPEHSREVSEEPMEQDEAK